One window from the genome of Faecalibacterium sp. HTF-F encodes:
- the rpmC gene encoding 50S ribosomal protein L29: MKANELREMQTAELTSKLADLKAELFNLRFQHAINQLENPGRIEAVKKDIARVMTVLAEKQ; encoded by the coding sequence ATGAAGGCTAATGAACTCCGCGAAATGCAGACCGCAGAGCTGACCAGCAAGCTGGCAGACCTGAAGGCCGAGCTGTTTAACCTGCGCTTCCAGCATGCCATCAACCAGCTGGAGAACCCCGGCCGCATCGAAGCAGTCAAGAAGGACATCGCCCGCGTGATGACCGTTCTGGCTGAGAAGCAGTAA
- the rplP gene encoding 50S ribosomal protein L16, with translation MLLPKRVKYRRVQRGRMTGKATRGNVVCQGQYGLVALEPAWISSTQIEAARVAMTRYIKRGGKVWIKIFPDKPVTEKPAETRMGSGKGSPEYWVAVVKPGRVLFELADVDEATAREALRLAMHKLPIKCKFVVREDSVKEDGTNEG, from the coding sequence ATGTTACTGCCTAAGCGTGTTAAGTACCGCCGCGTCCAGCGCGGCCGCATGACCGGCAAGGCTACCCGCGGCAACGTGGTGTGCCAGGGCCAGTACGGCCTTGTTGCTCTGGAGCCGGCATGGATCTCTTCCACCCAGATCGAGGCTGCTCGTGTTGCCATGACTCGTTACATCAAGCGTGGCGGCAAGGTGTGGATCAAGATCTTCCCCGATAAGCCCGTGACTGAAAAGCCCGCTGAGACCCGCATGGGTTCCGGTAAAGGCTCTCCCGAATACTGGGTCGCAGTTGTGAAGCCCGGCCGCGTTCTGTTCGAGCTGGCAGATGTCGATGAGGCAACTGCCCGCGAGGCTCTGCGCCTGGCTATGCACAAGCTGCCCATCAAGTGCAAATTTGTTGTCCGTGAGGACTCCGTGAAGGAGGATGGCACCAATGAAGGCTAA
- the rpsC gene encoding 30S ribosomal protein S3 yields MGQKVNPHGIRVGVIKDWDSRWFASKKDFSDNLVEDHKIRTELKAQLKDAGVPKIEIERTVDPSTSAPRVTVNIYCAKPGMVIGKGGEERVALQNKLTKEYGKTVIVNVIEVKSAATNAQLVAEDIARQLENRVTFRRAMKQCMRNAMSPRDRATVPAKGIKAMCSGRLGGADIARTESYHEGTIPLQTLRADIDYGFAEAATTYGRIGVKVWVYKGEVLKSAKTAQKKEGGNK; encoded by the coding sequence ATGGGCCAGAAAGTAAATCCGCACGGCATTCGTGTCGGCGTTATTAAAGACTGGGACAGCCGCTGGTTTGCCTCCAAGAAGGATTTCAGCGATAACCTCGTCGAGGACCACAAGATCCGCACTGAGCTGAAGGCTCAGCTGAAGGATGCTGGTGTGCCCAAGATCGAGATCGAGCGTACTGTGGACCCGTCCACTTCCGCTCCTCGCGTAACTGTCAACATCTACTGCGCTAAGCCCGGCATGGTCATCGGCAAGGGCGGCGAAGAGCGCGTTGCTCTGCAGAACAAGCTGACCAAAGAGTATGGCAAGACTGTCATCGTCAACGTCATCGAGGTCAAGAGCGCTGCTACCAACGCTCAGCTGGTTGCTGAGGATATCGCTCGTCAGCTGGAGAACCGCGTGACCTTCCGCCGTGCCATGAAGCAGTGCATGCGCAATGCCATGAGCCCCCGCGATCGCGCAACCGTTCCCGCAAAGGGCATCAAGGCAATGTGCTCCGGCCGTCTGGGCGGCGCTGATATCGCTCGTACCGAGAGCTATCACGAGGGCACCATCCCCCTGCAGACCCTGCGTGCTGACATTGACTACGGCTTTGCAGAGGCTGCTACCACCTACGGCCGCATCGGCGTCAAGGTGTGGGTCTACAAGGGCGAAGTCCTGAAGAGCGCTAAGACCGCTCAGAAGAAGGAAGGAGGCAACAAGTAA
- the rplV gene encoding 50S ribosomal protein L22: MEARAILRYARISPRKVSIVMDLIRNKPLDEALAILQYTPKAACEPLLKLVKSAAANAENNFNMDKNNLYVAECYVCPGPTLKRMMPRAQGRGYRILKRTSHMTVVLKEKE, encoded by the coding sequence ATGGAAGCTCGGGCAATTCTTCGTTATGCCCGCATTAGTCCTCGTAAGGTGTCTATCGTTATGGACCTGATCCGTAACAAGCCCCTGGACGAAGCGCTGGCAATCCTGCAGTACACCCCGAAGGCAGCTTGTGAGCCCCTTCTGAAGCTGGTGAAGTCTGCAGCCGCTAATGCGGAAAACAACTTCAATATGGACAAGAACAACCTCTACGTCGCCGAGTGCTACGTCTGCCCCGGCCCGACGCTGAAGCGCATGATGCCTCGTGCACAGGGCCGCGGCTACCGCATCCTGAAGCGCACCAGCCACATGACCGTTGTTCTGAAAGAGAAAGAGTAA
- the rpsS gene encoding 30S ribosomal protein S19 — protein MGRSIKKGPFVQAALMKHVEAMNASGKKQVIKTWSRASTIFPEFVGHTFAVHDGRKHVPVYVTEDMVGHKLGEFVPTRTFKGHTGNSK, from the coding sequence ATGGGTAGAAGCATTAAAAAAGGACCTTTCGTCCAGGCTGCTCTTATGAAGCACGTTGAAGCGATGAACGCTTCCGGCAAGAAGCAGGTCATCAAGACCTGGAGCCGCGCCTCCACGATCTTCCCCGAATTCGTTGGTCACACCTTTGCCGTCCACGACGGCCGCAAGCATGTGCCTGTGTATGTGACTGAGGACATGGTTGGCCACAAGCTGGGTGAGTTCGTTCCCACCCGTACCTTCAAGGGCCACACTGGTAATTCTAAGTAA
- the rplB gene encoding 50S ribosomal protein L2, with the protein MAIKKYGPTTPGRRGMTVTDYSVLSKVAPERSLLEPMKKHSGRNNTGRITVRHQGGGNRTKYRVIDFKRQKTDMPATVKTLEYDPNRSAFIALVEYTDGVKSYIIAPDGLKVGDVVISSKSADIKPGNCLPFENIPVGTIIHNIELYPGRGAQLVRSAGNMAQLMAKENGYALVRLPSGEMRNVPVNCTAVIGQVSNIDHENVNLGKAGRKRHMGVRPGSRGTVMNPCDHPHGGGEGRAPVGHSGPMTPWGKPALGLKTRKHHKRSDKLIVKRAGK; encoded by the coding sequence ATGGCTATCAAGAAGTATGGCCCCACTACTCCGGGCCGCCGCGGCATGACCGTCACGGATTACAGCGTCCTGTCTAAGGTCGCTCCCGAGCGCAGCCTGCTGGAGCCCATGAAGAAGCACAGCGGCCGCAACAACACCGGTCGCATCACCGTCCGTCATCAGGGCGGCGGCAACCGCACCAAGTATCGTGTCATCGACTTCAAGCGTCAGAAGACCGATATGCCCGCTACCGTCAAGACTCTCGAGTACGATCCGAACCGCAGCGCATTCATCGCTCTGGTCGAGTACACCGATGGCGTCAAGAGCTACATCATTGCTCCCGATGGCCTGAAGGTGGGCGATGTGGTCATCAGCAGCAAGTCTGCCGACATCAAGCCCGGCAACTGCCTGCCCTTCGAGAACATCCCCGTCGGTACCATCATCCACAACATCGAGCTGTATCCCGGCCGCGGCGCTCAGCTGGTTCGTTCCGCTGGCAACATGGCTCAGCTGATGGCTAAGGAGAACGGCTACGCTCTGGTTCGTCTGCCCTCCGGTGAGATGCGCAACGTGCCCGTGAACTGCACCGCAGTCATCGGCCAGGTTTCCAACATCGACCACGAGAACGTCAACCTGGGCAAGGCTGGCCGCAAGCGCCACATGGGCGTCCGTCCCGGCAGCCGTGGTACCGTCATGAACCCCTGCGACCATCCCCACGGTGGTGGCGAGGGCCGCGCACCTGTTGGTCACTCCGGTCCTATGACTCCCTGGGGCAAGCCCGCTCTGGGTCTCAAGACTCGCAAGCATCATAAGCGCTCCGATAAGCTGATCGTGAAGCGTGCAGGTAAGTAA
- the rplW gene encoding 50S ribosomal protein L23 — translation MKTAHDIILKPVITENSMAGIADKKYTFKVATDATKVEIAQAVEVLFPGAKVAKVNTISVRGRFRRQGMHAGYTAASKKAIVTLTKDSKEIEFFNSMV, via the coding sequence ATGAAAACCGCACATGATATCATCCTGAAGCCGGTCATTACCGAGAACTCCATGGCTGGCATCGCTGACAAGAAGTACACCTTCAAGGTCGCTACCGATGCTACCAAGGTCGAGATCGCTCAGGCCGTTGAGGTCCTGTTCCCGGGCGCTAAGGTCGCAAAGGTCAACACCATCTCTGTGCGCGGCCGTTTCCGCCGCCAGGGCATGCACGCCGGTTACACCGCTGCATCCAAGAAGGCTATCGTGACCCTGACCAAGGACTCCAAGGAAATCGAGTTCTTCAACAGCATGGTCTAA
- the rplD gene encoding 50S ribosomal protein L4: MAKFNVVDMNGQHVSEIELSDAVFGITPNEKAVHIAVVNFLANQRQGTQNTKIRMEVSGGGKKPWRQKGTGHARQGSIRAPQWTHGGVALGPKPRSYNYHINNKVKRLALLSVLSDKAANGNMVVVDKFACDEYKTKTVVAMLNAVGAGKKNLLVNETVDAKFVKSAGNIAGVKTTFAGSVNTYDVLNADKLIISVDAAKKLEEVLG; this comes from the coding sequence ATGGCAAAGTTTAACGTAGTCGATATGAACGGTCAGCATGTTAGCGAGATCGAGCTTTCCGACGCCGTGTTCGGTATCACCCCGAACGAGAAGGCTGTCCACATTGCTGTGGTGAACTTCCTGGCCAACCAGCGTCAGGGCACCCAGAACACCAAGATCCGCATGGAAGTTTCCGGCGGCGGCAAGAAGCCCTGGCGTCAGAAGGGCACCGGCCACGCTCGTCAGGGTTCCATCCGTGCACCGCAGTGGACTCACGGCGGCGTCGCTCTGGGCCCCAAGCCCCGCAGCTACAACTACCACATCAACAACAAGGTCAAGCGCCTGGCTCTGCTGAGCGTTCTGTCCGACAAGGCTGCCAATGGCAACATGGTCGTTGTTGACAAGTTCGCTTGCGATGAGTACAAGACCAAGACCGTGGTTGCAATGCTGAACGCTGTTGGCGCCGGCAAGAAGAACCTGCTGGTCAATGAGACTGTCGATGCAAAGTTCGTCAAGAGCGCTGGCAACATTGCCGGTGTGAAGACCACCTTCGCAGGCAGCGTGAACACCTACGATGTGCTGAACGCCGACAAGCTGATCATCAGCGTCGACGCAGCTAAGAAGCTCGAGGAGGTGCTTGGCTAA
- the rplC gene encoding 50S ribosomal protein L3 has product MVKGIIGKKVGMTQLFDANGKVVPVTVIEAGPCTVVQKKTVESDGYQAVQLGFGEVSAKKVNKAAAGHFKKANVAPKKTLREFRLEDVSAMNVGDVLKADVFAEGDKVDVVGVSKGKGYQGVIKRYGQHRLRESHGTGPVARHAGSNGSTSTPARVFPGKRLPGHMGFVRVTVQNLTVVKVDTENNLIAVKGAVPGSKGTIITLANSVKA; this is encoded by the coding sequence ATGGTTAAAGGCATTATCGGCAAGAAAGTCGGTATGACTCAGCTGTTCGACGCGAACGGCAAGGTCGTTCCCGTCACCGTCATCGAGGCTGGTCCCTGCACCGTCGTGCAGAAGAAGACCGTCGAGAGCGATGGCTACCAGGCTGTTCAGCTGGGCTTCGGCGAGGTTTCCGCCAAGAAGGTCAACAAGGCAGCTGCAGGCCACTTCAAGAAGGCAAATGTTGCCCCCAAGAAGACCCTGCGCGAGTTCCGTCTGGAAGATGTTTCCGCAATGAACGTTGGCGACGTGCTGAAGGCTGATGTCTTCGCAGAGGGCGACAAGGTGGACGTTGTGGGCGTTTCCAAGGGCAAGGGCTACCAGGGCGTTATCAAGCGCTACGGTCAGCACCGTCTGCGTGAGAGCCACGGCACCGGTCCTGTTGCTCGTCATGCAGGTTCTAACGGTTCCACTTCTACCCCTGCTCGCGTGTTCCCCGGCAAGCGCCTGCCCGGCCACATGGGCTTTGTGCGCGTCACCGTGCAGAACCTGACTGTTGTCAAGGTTGACACCGAGAACAATCTGATCGCTGTCAAGGGTGCGGTCCCCGGTTCCAAGGGCACCATCATCACTCTGGCCAACAGCGTGAAGGCGTAA
- the rpsJ gene encoding 30S ribosomal protein S10, with the protein MAVKEKIRIRLQSYDAQLIDAAAEKIVETAKHTGARVSGPIPLPTDREIVTVLRATHKYKDSREQFESRTHKRLIDILKPSNKTVEALMSLQLPAGVDIEIKL; encoded by the coding sequence ATGGCAGTCAAAGAGAAAATCAGAATCCGTCTGCAGAGCTATGATGCTCAGCTGATCGATGCCGCAGCAGAGAAGATCGTGGAGACCGCAAAGCACACCGGTGCACGCGTGTCCGGCCCCATCCCCCTGCCCACCGATCGTGAGATCGTTACCGTTCTGCGCGCTACCCACAAGTACAAGGATAGCCGCGAGCAGTTCGAGAGCCGCACTCATAAGCGTCTGATCGACATTCTGAAGCCGTCCAACAAGACGGTCGAGGCTCTGATGAGCCTCCAGCTCCCCGCTGGCGTGGACATCGAGATCAAGCTGTAA
- a CDS encoding NFACT family protein, whose product MALDAATLALTAAELKATLTDAKIAKLFEPTRDELVLTLRTRTDTYALLLSARSGSARVCLTEESFENPETPPSFCMLMRKHLTGGRLLDVHMEPGDRIVYFDFQCTNEMGDLVRNTLCAELMGRYSNLVLVQNGKIIDALKRVDFEDSDVRQLLPGLPYTTPPKPARPDFLLVSAASIVSAACERDLPVADALNKTVAGVGPVVCREAAWRAFDGEHLIANELTGEQKRRLMASIDELKEIHENGGCPCSITDPSGKPIEYTFFRPQQYGEKYRIKEWPSFNAMLEGYYAEKDRTERLRTKSKELHKAVHNMYERAVRKQAARQEELAASGKSEKLRLYGELLSANLYLAQKGMKSITVPNWYDEGKEVTIPLDLRFTPSQNAQNFFKNYKKKQTAARMLVDLLAEGEKEIAYLETVLYEVESASGEAALNEIRAELKSQGYLKYYKQRDKRQKPADFLRFTSTDGFEILVGRNNAQNDKLTLHTARGKDLWFHVQKAPGSHVVVMSRGEEIPDTTRQEAAELAVIYSSTYKAGTGAKVAVDTTEVKNIWKASGAKPGMVLYEVYTTVYITPRDGLAEQLKKK is encoded by the coding sequence ATGGCATTGGATGCCGCGACACTGGCCCTTACGGCAGCAGAGCTCAAAGCGACGCTGACCGACGCCAAGATCGCAAAACTATTTGAACCCACCCGCGATGAGCTGGTGCTCACCCTGCGCACCCGCACGGATACCTATGCGCTGCTGCTTTCGGCCCGCAGCGGTTCCGCCCGGGTGTGCCTGACCGAAGAAAGCTTTGAAAACCCGGAGACGCCGCCCTCCTTCTGCATGCTGATGCGCAAGCACCTGACCGGCGGCAGGTTGCTGGATGTGCACATGGAGCCGGGAGACCGCATCGTCTACTTTGATTTCCAGTGCACCAACGAGATGGGCGACCTTGTGCGCAACACCCTGTGTGCCGAGCTGATGGGCCGCTACTCCAATCTGGTGCTGGTGCAGAACGGTAAAATCATCGATGCACTCAAGCGGGTGGATTTTGAGGACAGCGATGTGCGCCAGCTGCTGCCGGGCCTGCCCTACACTACGCCCCCCAAGCCCGCCCGTCCGGATTTTCTGCTGGTGAGCGCGGCGTCCATCGTATCGGCTGCCTGTGAACGGGATCTGCCGGTAGCGGATGCCCTGAACAAGACCGTGGCTGGCGTGGGCCCGGTGGTCTGCCGGGAAGCCGCATGGCGCGCCTTCGACGGGGAGCACCTGATCGCCAACGAGCTGACCGGGGAGCAGAAGCGCCGCCTGATGGCCTCCATCGATGAACTGAAGGAGATCCATGAGAACGGCGGCTGTCCGTGCAGCATCACCGACCCCAGTGGAAAGCCCATCGAGTATACCTTCTTCCGCCCGCAGCAGTACGGTGAGAAGTACAGGATAAAGGAGTGGCCGTCCTTCAATGCCATGCTGGAGGGCTACTACGCCGAGAAGGACCGCACCGAGCGCCTGCGCACCAAAAGCAAGGAGCTGCACAAGGCGGTGCACAATATGTACGAGCGTGCCGTCCGCAAGCAGGCGGCACGTCAGGAAGAGCTGGCCGCCAGCGGCAAGAGCGAAAAGCTGCGGCTGTACGGCGAGCTGCTTTCGGCCAACCTCTATCTGGCCCAGAAGGGCATGAAGAGCATCACGGTGCCCAACTGGTACGACGAGGGCAAAGAGGTGACCATCCCGCTGGACCTGCGCTTCACCCCCAGCCAGAATGCCCAGAACTTCTTCAAGAACTATAAAAAGAAGCAGACCGCCGCCCGGATGCTGGTAGATCTGCTGGCAGAGGGCGAAAAGGAGATCGCCTATCTGGAAACGGTGCTCTACGAGGTGGAGTCCGCTTCCGGTGAAGCGGCCCTCAACGAGATCCGGGCAGAGCTGAAGAGTCAGGGCTACCTGAAATACTACAAGCAGCGGGATAAGCGCCAGAAGCCTGCAGATTTCCTGCGGTTCACTTCCACCGATGGCTTTGAGATACTGGTGGGCCGCAACAACGCCCAGAACGACAAGCTCACCCTCCACACCGCCCGGGGCAAAGACCTGTGGTTCCATGTGCAGAAGGCCCCCGGCAGCCACGTTGTGGTCATGAGCCGGGGCGAGGAGATCCCGGACACCACCCGGCAGGAAGCTGCGGAGCTGGCAGTCATCTACTCCAGCACCTACAAGGCAGGCACCGGCGCCAAGGTGGCGGTGGACACCACTGAGGTGAAGAACATCTGGAAAGCCAGCGGTGCCAAGCCCGGCATGGTGCTGTACGAGGTGTACACCACCGTCTACATCACGCCCCGGGATGGGCTGGCGGAACAGCTGAAGAAGAAGTGA
- a CDS encoding Nif3-like dinuclear metal center hexameric protein, producing MITVRQVYEAMQAIAPLELAESWDNPGLLVDCGGAVHRVLTALDITPEVVEEAAAKQCEMIVSHHPVIFDPLKRLGPQDVPFQLVQAGISAVCMHTNLDAAEGGVNEVLAGIFGMKDMETFAEGCGRVGAIEEITVPELARKAQQELAVRCNAPAVGPAVQVKFADAGRPVKRLAVISGAGGSLFADALAMGADCLLTGEANHHHAIDAKRLGLSLIAAGHYATEFPVTAAVAEKLRAALPELDVLVSTENRDPYTYL from the coding sequence ATGATAACAGTACGGCAGGTATACGAAGCAATGCAGGCCATCGCGCCGCTGGAACTGGCCGAAAGCTGGGACAATCCCGGCCTGCTGGTGGACTGCGGCGGCGCGGTGCACCGGGTGCTGACGGCGCTGGACATCACCCCTGAGGTGGTGGAGGAAGCCGCCGCAAAGCAGTGTGAGATGATCGTGTCCCACCACCCGGTCATTTTTGACCCGCTCAAAAGGCTCGGCCCGCAGGATGTGCCGTTCCAGCTGGTGCAGGCGGGCATTTCTGCCGTCTGTATGCACACCAATCTGGACGCTGCAGAGGGCGGCGTGAACGAGGTGCTTGCGGGCATTTTCGGCATGAAGGACATGGAGACCTTTGCCGAGGGCTGCGGCCGTGTGGGTGCCATTGAGGAGATCACGGTCCCGGAGCTTGCCCGCAAGGCGCAGCAGGAGCTTGCCGTGCGCTGCAACGCACCCGCCGTCGGCCCGGCGGTGCAGGTGAAGTTTGCGGATGCCGGCCGGCCGGTGAAGCGGCTGGCGGTCATCAGCGGCGCAGGCGGGAGCCTGTTTGCCGATGCCCTCGCCATGGGGGCCGACTGCCTGCTGACCGGCGAAGCCAACCATCACCATGCCATCGACGCAAAGCGGCTGGGCCTTTCGCTCATTGCTGCGGGCCACTACGCCACCGAATTCCCGGTGACCGCCGCTGTGGCGGAAAAGCTGCGTGCCGCCCTGCCGGAGCTGGACGTGCTGGTGAGCACCGAAAACCGGGACCCGTATACGTATTTGTGA
- a CDS encoding class I SAM-dependent methyltransferase produces the protein MLPTLDARLAAAAELVRPGEPVADIGCDHGKLTAVLAASGRYPKVIGADLRPGPLAKAEQTLEHAGCKDRAELRLGDGLSVLTENEVGSIVLAGVSAQTTWEILEKAPWVFTARGPRIIMIPATRHDALRRWLWEHGFRFVADRPVQAAGRWYAVMAAEYTGETHEPTFAECLFGGTGVWPEGKGYADWQKAKLPRMRLGVPDGSALAAEIDAILKEGTER, from the coding sequence TTGCTGCCCACACTGGATGCGCGTCTGGCTGCCGCCGCAGAGCTTGTGCGGCCGGGAGAACCGGTGGCGGACATTGGCTGCGACCACGGCAAGCTGACGGCGGTGCTGGCAGCTTCGGGCCGGTACCCGAAGGTGATCGGTGCCGACCTGCGGCCCGGCCCGCTGGCAAAGGCAGAGCAGACGCTGGAACATGCAGGCTGTAAAGACCGCGCTGAGCTTCGGCTTGGCGACGGTCTTTCTGTGCTTACGGAGAATGAGGTGGGCAGCATCGTGCTGGCGGGCGTTTCCGCTCAGACCACATGGGAGATCCTGGAGAAGGCTCCGTGGGTGTTCACTGCACGCGGGCCGCGGATCATCATGATCCCGGCCACCCGCCACGACGCGCTGCGCCGCTGGCTGTGGGAGCACGGCTTCCGCTTTGTGGCAGACCGCCCGGTGCAGGCGGCGGGCCGCTGGTATGCGGTGATGGCGGCAGAGTATACCGGTGAGACGCACGAGCCTACATTCGCCGAGTGCCTGTTCGGCGGCACAGGCGTCTGGCCCGAGGGAAAAGGCTACGCCGACTGGCAGAAGGCAAAGCTGCCCCGGATGCGCCTTGGCGTACCGGATGGCAGCGCACTTGCCGCCGAGATCGATGCAATTTTAAAAGAGGGGACAGAGCGATGA
- a CDS encoding DUF1858 domain-containing protein: protein MFDIFNMLKKEEHKDAKQVTRDTIIGDILDMDQTTAPYFMEIGMHCLGCPASRGESIEEACAVHGVDCDELIEKLNEHLAAKKA, encoded by the coding sequence ATGTTTGATATTTTCAATATGCTCAAAAAGGAAGAACACAAGGACGCAAAGCAGGTGACCCGCGATACCATCATCGGCGATATCCTGGATATGGACCAGACGACCGCTCCCTACTTCATGGAGATCGGCATGCATTGTCTGGGCTGCCCTGCATCCCGCGGCGAGAGCATCGAGGAGGCCTGTGCTGTCCACGGCGTGGACTGCGATGAGCTGATCGAGAAGCTGAACGAGCATCTGGCAGCAAAGAAGGCATAA
- a CDS encoding YitT family protein, with the protein MIKLSYEQQIAFNSLSIIVGNALYALTVVLFLVPSGLITGGATGIALGINRALGLPVSGVLFVINMTMLAVGWVLLGRRFAITTVASTLLSPLFLALWERVFTGFVLTDDLVLNTIFAGFGVGISLGITIRAGASTGGMDIPPLVLNKYFHIPVSASMLVFDMLILCLQAAFSPLQQCLYGIVMVIVYTVVLDKVLLFGTTRTEVKIISQHADDIREAIFTQLDRGVTVLHGEGGYSHEPEQVLLSIVSNRQLPKLEKLAHAIDPTCFMIVSHVTEVSGRGFSLEKDYQAEK; encoded by the coding sequence ATGATAAAGCTTTCATATGAGCAGCAGATCGCATTCAATTCGCTGTCCATCATCGTGGGCAATGCACTGTATGCGCTCACGGTGGTGCTGTTTCTTGTGCCGTCAGGCCTGATCACCGGCGGTGCTACCGGCATCGCACTGGGCATCAACCGTGCATTGGGACTGCCGGTGTCCGGTGTGTTGTTCGTCATCAACATGACCATGCTTGCGGTGGGCTGGGTGCTGCTGGGGCGGCGCTTTGCCATCACCACCGTTGCCAGCACCCTTCTGAGCCCCCTGTTTCTGGCCCTGTGGGAGCGGGTGTTCACAGGCTTTGTGCTCACCGATGATCTGGTGCTCAACACCATCTTTGCAGGCTTTGGCGTGGGCATTTCGCTGGGCATCACCATCCGGGCAGGCGCATCCACCGGCGGCATGGACATCCCTCCGCTGGTGCTGAACAAATATTTCCACATCCCGGTGTCGGCCAGTATGCTGGTGTTCGATATGCTCATCCTCTGCCTGCAGGCGGCGTTCAGCCCGCTGCAGCAGTGTCTGTACGGCATCGTGATGGTGATCGTGTATACGGTGGTGCTGGACAAGGTGCTTCTCTTCGGCACCACCCGCACCGAGGTAAAGATCATCAGCCAGCACGCCGATGATATCCGCGAGGCCATCTTCACCCAGCTGGACCGCGGTGTGACCGTGCTGCATGGCGAGGGAGGCTACAGCCACGAGCCGGAGCAGGTGCTGCTGAGCATCGTGAGCAACCGCCAGCTGCCGAAGCTGGAAAAGCTGGCCCATGCCATCGACCCCACCTGCTTTATGATCGTAAGCCATGTAACGGAGGTGAGCGGGCGCGGCTTCTCGCTGGAAAAGGACTATCAGGCGGAAAAGTAA
- a CDS encoding P-II family nitrogen regulator, with protein sequence MSSLFLMVTITDRRSTDAFLQLYEQRGVDVNLRTVGSGTAVRETLATLGLEKTEKAVLLAVVTEDTWKAVRTDLRRKMRIDVPGTGIAFTVPLSSIGGRRALMFLTQHQPLTLKEESTLKDTRYELLLVIANQGHTGAIMDAARAAGAGGGTVIHAKGTGMEGAAQFLGVELVNEKELVLIVARTPEKNRIMKAIMDGAGPKAGAIVFSLPVTDTAGLRLLEDEEPVQETSAQ encoded by the coding sequence ATGAGTTCGTTGTTTTTGATGGTGACCATCACCGACCGCCGCTCCACCGATGCCTTTTTGCAGCTGTATGAGCAGCGCGGCGTGGATGTGAACCTGCGCACGGTGGGCAGCGGCACAGCGGTGCGGGAGACTCTGGCCACGCTGGGTCTGGAAAAGACCGAGAAGGCGGTGCTGCTGGCGGTGGTGACGGAGGATACATGGAAGGCCGTCCGGACAGACCTGCGCCGCAAAATGCGCATCGACGTGCCGGGCACCGGCATTGCATTCACGGTGCCGCTGAGCAGCATCGGCGGCAGAAGGGCGCTGATGTTCCTCACCCAGCACCAGCCGCTGACATTGAAGGAGGAGAGCACCTTGAAGGATACCCGTTACGAACTGCTGCTGGTGATCGCCAATCAGGGCCACACAGGCGCCATTATGGATGCCGCCCGCGCAGCGGGTGCCGGCGGCGGCACGGTGATCCATGCCAAGGGCACCGGCATGGAGGGCGCAGCCCAGTTCCTTGGTGTGGAGCTGGTGAACGAAAAAGAGCTGGTGCTCATCGTGGCCCGCACGCCGGAAAAGAACCGCATCATGAAGGCCATCATGGACGGTGCCGGGCCAAAGGCGGGTGCGATCGTGTTCTCGCTGCCGGTGACGGATACCGCCGGTCTGCGTCTGCTGGAGGACGAGGAACCGGTGCAGGAAACCTCTGCGCAGTAA